ATACGCAAGTTTGCTCAGGAACCAGAAGACGGGGTTGAAGACGCGGTCAGTAGTGTTCGCTCCGAATTGGAGCAAGCCCAGATTGCCGTATTTAAACAGTTTGTCGAATTGGCGGAGAACCATATTGCGAGCTTGCGCAAGTCGGGGGGATCTTTATCTCCGCCGGTCGTTGATGGGTGGCTTAACGATATTGATTCTGTAAGGGAAAAGCGTCTTGAGAGGCTCCATCATCTGGAGCAGTACCTATAGTAAACCAAGGGGGTTGGTTATGAATATTGTTTCGAAACGTATTCTCGTGCTGTTGGTGTCAACGTCGTTGCTTTCGGGCTGCGTCACACCTGGCACGATGGGGAAATACGATGATAAAGCCGATACCTGTTATGCCGAGCGTCAGCCACTGGTTTCGATTGAAAAAAAGTTCAATGAGTCGCTTGTGACCGGTGCTGTTGTCGGGGCGATTGTCGGGGGGATCGCGGGTGCCCTTTTGGGTGGTAAAAAAAACAGGGCTGGGGGAGCTTTGATTGGTGTTGGGGTAGGCGCGTTGACGGGGCTTGCTGCCGGGTATTTGCAGGGCAAACAGCAAAAGGGTCTGAGCCAGCGGCAAATTCTTCAGGAAATCAACAGCGATACCTCGACAGACAAGATGCGTTTGTCGCAGACTACCGGCGTTGTAAAGAGGCTAACGAATTGCCGGTTTGCCCAGCTTCAACGGGTGCGAAATGGCCTGGCGGCCAACTATCTGACCAAACAGCAGGCGACGAACGAACTTAAGAAAATTCGTGAGCAAATGGCAACTGACCAGAAGCTGATTCAGGGAATTCTTGATGATTCCGGAAAGCGATTGGATGCTTATGCTTCTGCCGAGGCGGAAACGCGCAGAGTTGAAAAATCGATGGTTGTCAATGCCAGTGCAGTTCCGGCCTGGATCCCGCCTGAAGAAAGGGTCCCAGGTGCAACAAGCACTGTAACGGATACACTTTATGCACTGGGTAACACCAATGTCCGGTCTGGTGCATCGACCGGCAACAGCGTCGTGGGCTCATTGAGTACCAATGAGAAAGTAGATGTTGTTGGTCCTGCGAAAGATGCTCCGGAATGGTATGAAATATCGTTTAAAGGCAAGAAGGCCTTTGTTCATGGATCTCGTCTGACCCGCAATAAGGTTAAGGGTACGAATGATCCGGTAACGGTTGCAGAACGGCCGTTAGAACAAGCACCTGGCCTTCAGGATCCGGTATTGGCGGGAACCACGGCGGGCATGAATTCGCACGAACAAGCCGCAGTTGCACAGGCAGAGGTCGAGGCAGTAAGCGAAACCCGATACAAACAGCTGGCTGCGGAAATTGACGATATCGGGTTGGTTGGCGGGCTTGATTTGCTGACTTTCGGGATTGATGCCCGACTGTTTGTTCAGGTCTGATGATTGCTCGAACTTTATAACAGCGGATAATTTTAATGGCCCGCCTGAATTTTCTGACCGTAACAGATACCTCCAACTGGACTCCAGTTATGGGGTCTGATGGTGCATTTTTGGCACAACACGCTTTTGTCCGGGGTGTTTTACTCGATATTGCGCCTGACCTCGCGGATCTTTTTGCCGAACCGGTCTATCGGCGTCAGCCATCGGGCAAGATAGAAAGTGTCACCTGGTATAGCCAGGCA
The DNA window shown above is from Thalassospira sp. TSL5-1 and carries:
- a CDS encoding SH3 domain-containing protein, translating into MNIVSKRILVLLVSTSLLSGCVTPGTMGKYDDKADTCYAERQPLVSIEKKFNESLVTGAVVGAIVGGIAGALLGGKKNRAGGALIGVGVGALTGLAAGYLQGKQQKGLSQRQILQEINSDTSTDKMRLSQTTGVVKRLTNCRFAQLQRVRNGLAANYLTKQQATNELKKIREQMATDQKLIQGILDDSGKRLDAYASAEAETRRVEKSMVVNASAVPAWIPPEERVPGATSTVTDTLYALGNTNVRSGASTGNSVVGSLSTNEKVDVVGPAKDAPEWYEISFKGKKAFVHGSRLTRNKVKGTNDPVTVAERPLEQAPGLQDPVLAGTTAGMNSHEQAAVAQAEVEAVSETRYKQLAAEIDDIGLVGGLDLLTFGIDARLFVQV